One Eurosta solidaginis isolate ZX-2024a chromosome 5, ASM4086904v1, whole genome shotgun sequence DNA segment encodes these proteins:
- the Ctps gene encoding CTP synthase isoform X1 yields MKYILVTGGVISGVGKGVIASSFGTLLKSCGLNVTSIKIDPYINIDAGTFSPYEHGEVYVLEDGGEVDLDLGNYERFLDITLHRDNNITTGKIYQKVIEKERIGEYLGKTVQVVPHITDAIQEWVERVAQRPVQGDSQPQVCVVELGGTIGDIEGMPFVEAFRQFQFRVKRENFCVAHVSLVPSPRSTGEPKTKPTQSSVRELRGFGLSPDFIVCRSEKPIGIEVKEKISNFCHVAPDQVICIHDLSSIYHVPLLMEQNGVIEFLNDRLQLNIDSGKREKCLQKWKDLARRTETLREEVNITIVGKYTRLEDSYASVVKALQHASLAAGYKLNLKFIEACHLETGTRDKDPTKYHEAWMQLCDSEGVVVPGGFGSRGMEGKIVACNWCREKQKPLLGICLGLQAAVIEFARNVLGLKDANTTEIDPKIGNPLVIDMPEHHTGQMGGTMRLGKRTTTFSDESSIIKLLYGNVKTIDERHRHRYEVNPKYVPTLEEHGMRFVGFDDEKRRMEIIELRDHPYFVATQYHPEYLSRPLKPSPPFLGLILASKRRLNNYMARGCRFSPRQMSDASSEEDLSAEECEKLVNAVKPLQINGYLSPTTATNHLLSGRKEGGAKAVKTLALAAVVEDVDGVNGASTNGVESTTHAAAANGN; encoded by the exons GTGAGGTTTACGTATTGGAGGATGGTGGTGAAGTCGATTTAGACTTAGGTAATTATGAACGGTTTCTGGATATAACACTGCATCGTGATAATAATATAACAACTGGCAAAATATATCAGAAAGTTATAGAGAAGGAGCGTATCGGCGAGTATTTGGGTAAAACTGTGCAAG TCGTTCCACACATTACCGATGCCATACAAGAATGGGTGGAACGTGTCGCCCAACGTCCCGTGCAAGGCGATTCTCAACCACAAGTTTGTGTTGTTGAATTAGGTGGCACCATTGGTGATATAGAGGGTATGCCTTTCGTTGAGGCCTTTCGGCAATTTCAATTTCGTGTAAAACGTGAAAATTTTTGTGTTGCACACGTTTCACTTGTGCCGTCACCACGTTCCACAGGCGAACCAAAAACAAAACCTACACAAAGTTCTGTACGTGAATTACGTGGCTTTGGTTTAAGtcctgattttattgtttgccgTTCGGAGAAACCAATTGGCATTGAAGTAAAAGAGAAAATTAGCAATTTTTGTCATGTTGCACCCGATCAAGTTatttgtatacatgatttgagcTCAATCTATCATGTACCACTGCTGATGGAACAAAATGGAGTAATCGAATTTTTAAACGACCGTTTACAATTGAACATTGACTCGGGCAAGCGTGAGAA ATGCTTACAAAAGTGGAAGGATTTGGCTCGACGCACCGAAACCCTGCGAGAGGAAGTGAATATCACCATTGTGGGTAAATACACACGTCTCGAAGACTCTTATGCCTCTGTGGTGAAGGCACTTCAACACGCTTCCCTAGCCGCTGGCtacaaactaaatttaaaattcattgaaGCATGTCACCTCGAAACAGGCACACGTGATAAAGATCCAACTAAATATCATGAAGCTTGGATGCAATTATGTGATAGCGAAGGAGTGGTTGTACCAGGCGGTTTTGGTTCACGTGGTATGGAAGGCAAAATTGTTGCATGTAATTGGTGTCGTGAAAAGCAGAAACCCTTGTTGGGCATTTGTTTGGGGCTACAAGCAGCCGTTATTGAATTTGCGCGCAATGTATTGGGTCTGAAAGATGCCAATACAACTGAAATCGATCCGAAAATTGGTAATCCACTTGTTATTGATATGCCAGAACATCATACCGGACAAATGGGTGGTACAATGCGTTTAGGTAAACGTACAACGACATTCTCCGATGAGAGTAGCATTATCAAATTACTTTATGGCAATGTTAAAACCATTGATGAACGTCATCGTCATCGCTATGAAGTAAATCCGAAATATGTGCCGACATTGGAAGAACATGGTATGCGTTTTGTTGGCTTCGATGATGAGAAACGTCGCATGGAAATTATTGAACTACGTGATCATCCATATTTTGTTGCCACACAATATCATCCAGAATATTTGTCACGTCCACTCAAACCATCACCGCCATTTTTGGGTCTAATCTTAGCATCGAAGAGACGTTTAAATAATTATATGGCACGCGGCTGTCGTTTCTCGCCACGTCAAATGTCGGATGCGTCATCAGAAGAAGATCTATCGGCAGAGGAGTGTGAAAAACTTGTAAACGCTGTGAAACCATTACAAATAAATGGTTATTTATCACCCACAACAGCTACAAACCATTTGCTAAGTGGACGCAAGGAAGGTGGTGCAAAGGCAGTCAAAACATTGGCATTGGCAGCTGTTGTGGAAGATGTAGACGGCGTAAATGGCGCAAGTACTAATGGTGTTGAATCAACGACGCATGCAGCTGCTGCTAATGGAAATTAG